CACTTTTCATGGCATATTTTAGAAGTAGGCGATCCAGCATGATTGTTAATCACAGACCTGACGGCTCAGCCTCAGCCAGGTTTAACTGCATCACACAGGCTCTTTCACAGCCTGTCTCTCCgctctagtgtgtgtgtgtgtgtgtgtgtgtgtgtgtgtgtgtacaccaTAGAAATAGAATGACATTTTGTTTCTATGATGTGTGTAATAGCCACAAGAGCAAGAACTGTTGTGTTAATATTGATTAATAAGTGTAATTGTCCATCTGTACAACTAATAGGCAGCAATTTAAGCAAGtattaacatgattttaaataaatatattatcaCATATTCTCCATATTTCTATAATATattatacacatacatacatacatattacatttaaatctgCAGGAGACAATATGACTATAATTGTAACACTGATTGTCATAGTGTGTCTGGAGTAATTTCCTcctttaaccctgtgaaacctgagcaaatctgtctgatttctttcaaaaacatcagagaaagCAATGTGctacaaaagagaaaatgacccaaagatttgcaagaaatcagtaaaaaagtacaagaaagttacgggaaaagttttagaaaaaagaaggggaaaaaaagaaaaaaagaaggttaaaaaaaactacaacaaagaaactgttttcaaaaaagtgtttaaaaattagtataatttaaataattttgtaacttaatcttaaatatgtaatattcagaattatatagttgttctttttcttttatttcctgaGACAATTTCTCCTAgcctttttatatatattttttaatcagctaatttcttgcactttgtaaAACACTTCCTACCTagttgctcatagccttttttccccatattttgaaagaaatcagggcaatttgctcagggttcagagttttaaatacttctaaaaggcatctgacagcagcaagagaaaagtgatgttacaGTTTTGAAAGACTTAAGAAACGCAATTCATAACAATTCCAACAGGTGGCGCTGTTAGGTATTTAATTTGGCACCAGCGAAGAAGAATTTTTACGAGCTGTAACGAGGTCAGCCGATTGTTGCCGATGTTGTTTGGTTTCAGGAGAATGAACAGCAACTATTGAGAGACGCTTTCAGGCTCTCTCACTCAGCCGAGAAGTAGTTCAGATACGTTAGAGAAGGAGCAGGATAGGTGGGGGTATTGtgaatattgttattatgattGTTGGTATTGTTATTCGTACCTAGTTAGTAAAGATCCCGGGTTGAATTCAGTAGGTGGCGGTAATGCGACTTTATGGACGCCAACCGCCGTTAAacgcagcagaagaagaaaaagaagaagtggCCGATGTTGTGAACCTCAGCCGAAAGCTAGCCGTAGAGCTAACAGCTTCACCGTTTCGGTGTTGTATTTGTTGCCTTAATATTATATGATATAACTTATATCTTCAAAACGACAAAATAGTGGAACTTGCAGATCTCACACAATGGTAAGTATGAGCTAAAAACAGCGTTACGGTTTGGCAAAGTTAACTATTTGGCAACGAATAACGTTCACACGGCGGTAAGTTTTCATCCCACAGGAGCATGTTATGATCCTAGTTATACCCTGTAAGTATAAGtcctaataatgataaatattaaCACCCAAGCGTTAGTGAAATGGACATTTGTATCGACAAGTTGTGTGATACAGCAAAATAAGCTAGCTGGTAAACGTTAACTGTCGTTAAAAGTCAGGTTAGCTAGCTGATGCTAACTGTACTATGTACGCTAACTGAAGCTCAGTGACGTTTGTGTGTAAACAAAGcagtttatatgttttttcGAGTTTTCCTTTTACTGTCGGTGCTCATTAGCTGGCTGACTCctttaattttgaatattttacaaattttaacaCGTCAAGTTATCTTTATAGCTATTGAAATCTAAATATGATTCACTAAACTATAGTTTACGACGTAACGTTAGCTATAAAATCGGCTTCTTTACCACACCTTGCTCCTTACAGTGTGTTAAACATGATCGTGTTGCACAAACAATAATGTAAGAGTGGGAGAGTCGAGAGCATAAACTTGTATTTGCTTCTAAGCACAGTagctgctttaaaaacaaaataatgttttattatatgCTTATAAAGCCCTCTGCTCACCTTAAGAACAATGTCCTGCAGTATAATGATTAGTTATCAGTGGTGTTAAGTACAATTTTACCCTTTGTAATGTGGTTTGTTGtgcatattgtaatttttaggaCAGCGAAATGTCTGACATTGACCCTGCACCAGGGCCTGAGACCAGCAGTATGGAGGGCGAGAACGCACCTCTGTACTGTATTTGCCGGAAACCAGACATCAACTGCTTCATGATGTAAGTTCACAacacaaatgctgtttttttaatcatcactgTGTAAAGATGCAACCACGCTTATACATTACCATCTTCATTTGTGTCTCCCACTCACAGTGGTTGTGATAACTGTAATGAGTGGTTTCATGGCCACTGCATTAACATCACAGAGAAGATGGCGAAGGCAATCCGGGAATGGTATTGCATGAGATGCAgaggtgatgaaaaaaaaaaattgtttcatgGCTGTTTTTAGTGTcattcttaaaattaaatatgtcacttataattgaaaaacaaacataaaattgtCTTGTTATTCTCCCTGTCACCAGATAAAAACTCCTCATTGGAAATAAAGTATAGATCAAAGAAAAACCGAGAGAAGGAAGCTGAGGTTGACAGAGGATCCGATAAACAGTACAGCACCCCCAGTACTCCTGACTATAAGAGTGAAAGGCGGCGTGGATCTAAAGTAAGTTTCATCTATTCTTAGTGTTTAGactgcaaaaaatacacaaattagaCCATTTTTTCTTCCATCTTTAAAGTCTAACATCAGCCATTTCATACTGACATGAACAACAATAACATTACTATTAGcatgtatttatttgcttatgTAATAACATATGATTCTAtctgatttttgaaaaatatttttcacaagaagaaaaaggatATGTCTAttgcatataaataaaaacacttatcAAGGTTACTACAAATATTCCTGATTTACAGTAATTTGAAAGTATAAGCATGTGTTGCATGGTGTAGTAATGCAGAAGCTTCTCACAGTGAGTCACATGAAGCTAAAGGGCAGACTTATTTTTTGtggaattattttaaaatgtcactcatGATTGCCACATTGATCAGATGATTTTACTGTCTTTCATCCTCCTCAATTTTATAGTTTTGTACACAAGTTTTAAActtgtaacctaattttaaactgaacatgacagaaaatatcACCTTAGTATTAGATGAATACTGTATGTAGGGTGTAAAACAATTGACCTTTCTTAAGATGCAGTGGCTCTTATGGCTCATTTTTTGATATTCCTCAGGTGAAGCGTTCGGTCCGAATGTGTGGGGAATGTGAGCCCTGCAGAAGGACGGAGGACTGTGCTCAGTGTGACTTCTGCAAGGACATGAAGAAGTTTGGAGGCCCCAACAAAATCAGACAGAAGTGCAGGTTCAGGCAATGTGAGGTTCGAGCCAGGGTAAGTCCCTTTATctctattttgttttcaaatgagATTATCCCACAGAAGTGTAGAAGAACAACTGGCAACTTTGAAATGTGAAACCTGTTGCTTGTTGTTTTGCTCAGAAAATGCTGCGAGTGAAGGATGAGGAAATGTCTTTGCAAGAAAGGAGGGACAATTCCTACCACAGACGGAGACGATACTCCGAGGACTACGACAGTGAGGCGGACCTGTACCAGCAGTACAAGGCAGCCGGGCTGAACAACGACATGGTAGCAGAAAATTTGAAACCATATTGTTGTGTATAAATCAGCTCATGTTAGATACACTTAATCAGCAGCTAAAACAAGTAGTTAGGAACTGTAtgtttagtcttttttttgctgtcctCTCATCAAGGCTTGGAACAGTGATGAAGACGATGAGCCGCCTTTCAGTCCTGTCATGCGTAAGAAGGCTGTGAAGGTGAAGCATGTCAAGAGACGAGAAAAGAAGTTTGACAAGAAAGTAAGACTTGTTTCCTTATAGAATATATCATCGTTATTTGCCAGGTGTTTATGTAAATACGACATCTGGTcttcttccctttctttttctaCATTCCAGAAGGAGTCAAGACGCCACAAACAGAAGCAGAAGCACAAAGACAGAACCAGATACAGCGAGAAAGGCGACCTCCGAGATAACACCGGACAGCGACAGTGTTTGGGGCCAAGCTGTGTGGAGGCTGCAAGAGCCAACTCAAAATACTGCTCTGAGGACTGTGGCATGAAGTGAGCTGCAAAGTAAGAACTTTTACCTTTAGTGcattagtgtatttttttttttaggatagATACTTATTCTGGAGACCTGCTTAGAACAGATGAAGCCAACATCTCTGTGGATTTAAATAcccagatgttttattttatttcatttatttttttccaaaacatttttttaattaaatacaccTCTGTTTAGTATTAAGGGCACAGACAAACAGCGTTGATTTGTACTGTATATCCAGTTGATGATCAGATTTATGGTCATGCATTAGCTTTTGCTGGGAAATTCTAAAcctgaacaaaaatttaaactcaCAATTTGTCACTAAATGTCACAATGTATTCTTCTGCTTTCTGCCTCCTTCTTATCATTATCCTCAGTGTAGTGTCCCATTAAAAGTGTTTCTGAGGCTTTTCATTATGATTGACTAAATTACGACCACAACAATATCCTGATCATGTTGACTTTTTAGCATTGTTGGcttttcattgttcattgttgCCAGTGGCACTAAATATGTTGTCTgctctgacaaaaacaaaaaaaccttccaTCACTccaaaaagtaaattaatttattcaacAGAGTCAAAAGCGTGTGCCTACGTTACCTCCCTTTGACAGCTACAGGTGGGACCGTCACAACATGCCTCTATAAGTCTCTATAATATAcgaaatatataaaattttcattaatttaagcAAATGCAACccaaagataaaataaaacaaattcatatTAAACTTAGTTTGAATACCacaaaatatactaaaatatttgacatataagcaaatttaaacctttttcttaaaaacagttACAGCAAACATGTATATGCATTAATCTGTGTGCATTTTGTTCCACAGTAGGATCTATGAGATCCTCCCTCAGCGTATCCAGCAGTGGCAGCAGAGTCCCTGCATCGCTGAGGAGCACGGTAAGAAGCAGCTGGAGCGCATTCGGCGAGAACAGCAGAACGCCCGGCTGCGTCTCACAGAGATGGAACGACGCTTCCACGAACTGGAAGGCATCATCGCCAAGGCCAAGCAGCAGGCAGTTCAGCAGGACGAGGAGGTGAGCTGGCAGCAGCCTGCGTGCTTGTTCTGTCGCAGCTGCCTTTTCCTGACAGTTCCCCGAGGATCTTGTCAAAGTCAAGGccagctttaaaaatataatctcAGACATTATTTGCTTGTTTCATGCCGTTAATAAAGAACAGTGGTGACATTTTCCGATGAATGCTCTGGTTCTGTGTGCAGGTGAATGAAGGTGACAGCGAGGACACAGACCTGCAGATTTTCTGCGTGTCTTGTAGTCATCCCATCAATCCAAAAGTGGCGCTGAGACATATGGAGAGATGTTACGCAAAGGTGAGTACATTTTAAATTCCTGTTTCTGCCTCTAAGCatcaaatataaatgcaaataaagcaTTTGGGCTACGTGTAACGTTTCTTTCTCTGACCATTATCTTGCCAGTATGAGAGTCAGACCTCCTTTGGTTCCATGTACCCTACAAGGATCGAGGGGTAAGAAAAACAATCCCACTCAAAGATTTAGACAATTTCTCATTCAGTTGCTTTGCTAACAGTTGTTGTTTTCCACAGAGCAACCAGACTCTTTTGTGATGTGTACAATCCCCAAAGCAAAACATATTGTAAGAGGCTTCAGGTTTTGTGTCCAGAACATTCCAGAGATCCAAAGGTCAGTGGAAACCCCTCAGACACCCGCATGAATCATGATTCACTAAAAAATACTCACTTTCACCACATTTCATCCGTTGTTCCACTTCCCCTCATTCACTTCCTTTCAgcccttttgttttctttaacaacAAATGTTACACAGAGGCAaggttggaaattaactttttagtCCACCTGCCACCATGGCTAATAGATTCCAAAATCCACCACTCACTCAATAGATTACCATTGTGTTTTCGGCTGTTGAGTGAAGCatatctagcagccacttgcatattttactaGCGTTCGGCTGGTGACTGGTGCTTATTTCCAACCCTGCATGGAGACCATTTGGAGAGCAGATGGAAAGTGGACATGGGAGGAGCAGCGGATTTAAATGGAGCACACACTTTCAGCCCAAACTATCATCACTCAGATGCGGTCTCAGTGCTATACTGCTTTTCACAAATCATCAGAAAGACCTGAAAACTCATTTAATGAAATGAAGACGTCTTCTTCGAGTAATTGCAATACATTTGTACTAATTAGCTGCATCAGTTTCTGTTTTAGAGTTTTCTGATTGTGATTTGTATCCCGGTTATCATAACTATTATTACTGTGGGTTTATAATAGTCATTTTCCATGTGGTTACAGATAATGTCGGGaataaagaaatcacacaatcTGAACAGTGcaacaatttaaataaatattaactgTAATTAATTATATGACACTTTTCACTATATATCAAGTAATCAATATGCTTTTCTCAAGAAACTCTATTTGGTGAACCTGTACACATGTAAGCATATCTACATCGACCtataagatatatttttaaaaaaaactgaaaatggcaATCATGTCAGattgtgaatttattttatttttaggcatttctcatttatttattttcccatttaaaCATCTCTTTCTTCTGTGGTTCAACCAGAGTTTTACGCACATTACTTACACCTAACCATGAAGGATTTCCTGCATCAAATTCATAAGTACGATGCATTTCTGGAGTGACCATCGTTGTTTACTCGCTCCCTCGGCCCTCTGATGGTCGGTCTCACCAATTTGGAATGACAAATATTATGGCGGTGGAAATTTCCTCGAGTGGAAGTGAGCAAGGGAATGTTGAACAACTAATGAAACCTCTGTCTGAAACTTATATTACTGACAGTAATATTCTGCTAAAcattaagtaacattttgatgatattttctatttgtttttctattttccttCTTGACTAGATCCCAGTGGACGAGGTGTGTGGATGTCCTCTGGTGAAGAACGTGTTTGAGCTGACTGGAGAGTACTGCAGGGTTTCCAAAAGGAAATGCAACAAACATTACAACTGGGAAAAGCTTCGGAGAGCAGAGGTGGACTTGGAGCGAGTCCGGGTGGTAAGTCAAACTGTTGCTTTGGGTTTAACAGACagaactggttttattttttgaaaattccCCATATCTTTAATTGGAAACATCAAAGAAGAGTTATGTTGGTAACTTTGAAATTAGACCTGTTTAAAGCGAATGCCTCCTGGTCCTCGACCTTCAATGAGGAGATTGATAATTATCCGACTTTGTTGATAAATAAGCTAAATCGTTGATTAGACCTTATCTTCAGCTGtaaccttttttgttattttcaccCTCAGTGGTACAAGTTGGATGAGCTCTTTGAACAAGAGCGTAACGTCAGGACTGCTATGACCAACAGAGCCGGGCTGCTCGCTCTGATGTTGCACCAGACAATTCAGCATGACCCCATGACGACCGATCTCCGTAGCAACAAGGATAGGTAGTCGACCTAGTCCGCACCAGTTTTCGGATCTGTGACTCACTGTGTGTAACATGACATCTGTGTGTTAAAGATTTAAAGGATAACCACCATTTGGATAAAAACGTATTTTGTAACtagataattattttaaaacctttGTATGATAGTTAACTGTAAGAGGTAAATGGATCTATATTTTTCCTGACAGTGACAGACGAACTTCTGCTGATTGAAAGCAGTTGCTTTTGGTATGATCGCCCTGAATAAACACCCTAAACTTTGCTCCGGTTACGTATTTGTTCCATCTTTTTTATTGGCCTTTCTACACAATTTTCACAGGGTCCTTTTGATTATTGTGACAATTTGGCTTGAAGTGCAGCAATTGCAAAACTTAAATATATGCCAAAGCTATTGTTTGCTTAAACCACTGAACTCAGGTGAGAGAGGCGTCTATATGTACTACTTTTCTGCttttgctcagcaaagatggaaataacaatcaaaaagtttatttaaaactttttgcatctcttgttTACAATGCTGGTATTACAGTCTTCTTTGGtttcaacaaaatgaaatgaatgattgaattatagagaatcttaccaagctaaccaTGTATGTAGCGTGtttatattgacaaaagtttaacatttctatttttatgtgcGATCTAAGCAGCCAACTAAAGTTgtctccagcaggtagccaacaatCTGGTTTTATACATTCAAAGAACTTctgtgaaaataaactgcatgATAACCAGACCGGGCCTCTAATTGCGACAGGTGTGTATTTGTCAAAACATGTCACCACACCCACCTAGTACAAGGAACTGTGAGCTTAATtgggactatttttttttggtaaatcaAGAATGTATATGTccttaaaatgtgctttaaaatgaagCCCATTTGTACCGGTTCATCCTTAATTACCATGAAGAAGAGTACAGCACACCAGAACAATCACTGCTATCttcagaggggggaaaaaatagtTTCCAGAGTATATGACTGGATGTAAAGGAGGACaggctgagaaaaaaatgtttcaaaggcagtaaaataacacaatatttcaGGGTCAATATGCCCCTGTCATTTTTCTAATTCTGTGTTTAGCCTCCTATAAATTTAACTAAAGAACCACTAGAAGATGCATAGGAACTGGACCCTGAGATACAGAACAAAGAAACTTTacaactgcagtataaagtgctTTATCTTGAACAGTGCAGACAGTACAGCACAGATCTcacctgatatcagacagaactcagaatgaaaaacaacatttctccCGCCATCATATTTCAAACCTCTCATACTACGCTCCTCCTGATGGGATGGGATGTTCCTGATTGGTCAAGAATAATCAAACGCGGAGCTCTCTGATTGGTATGATTTAGAGACGGAGGATCATGTGACATTTCCCCTCCCTGTGTTCTTCTTGAGCATGATTATACTGGCTttcagaatcagctttatttgCCAGGTGTACACCTAAGAGGAATATGACTCTGGTCTCTGTTGCTCTCAGTGTTTGTTCATAGAAATAGACAAACGGCTACAAAAAGGACCACAAAGATGGACACAGTAGAATATTTAAAGGAATGCTATGCAGGATTATTAGTTAGTTATTGTAGTGTAAAAACACTTGcaagcaaaagtgaaagtaagtAAAAGACTCCACtgctctggtaaaaaaaaaaaggctcaacaTTACCTCTTCTTTCTAAGGACACACAGGAAAACCAACCTATCTGTGAAACTGCTTGTTCCTTTCAATCACTGCTCTATAAAGACTGGTGACGTGGTATATTACAGTATGGTATGCCAGCTattcagcagcagacagaagaGCTCTCTGGAGAGTCGTAAACAAAGTCCAGAGAATAATTGTAATTCCCCTGTCCTCACCGGGAGACATCTTCAGATCTCGCTGCCTCTGCAGAGCCAGCAGCATTGTGAAGGCTGCAGCTTTTCCCAtcaccatctcctcctctctctgctgccatctggaaggCGCTACAGGGTGTTAAAGACCAACACTTCCAAGCTCAAAAACAACTCCTACCCCAGAGCCATAATTGAACTGAACTCCACAAAAAACAGCCCCAGCTATCACCATCCGAACATCATCTCAACACTCCACAGGACTAACAACTGGACCGCTGTTTTCCATACAAATCAGGAAATGTGCAATATCTGTGTAAAAAGCACAATGATATCTTTATAAGGGGCAATACCAATTGGCACAATATACAAAAAGTagcttctgtcttttttatgtaacttttaatttcattattatttggcATTTATCCCAAACCAACCCATCAAGCAATTTCAAAAAGTCAACaagtaacaaaaaacagaacaaacaacaacagtaacaaaagcaaaaatagcaacagcaacagctacACAATTAATAACTAAATAGTCAGTTGAGTCTTTAAATTAggaagacaaacaaataaataaataagaactTACTATCTTACTGTAGGAAGGAGATATATGAGCGTCAGACAAACTGCTTGCTTTATGTGACCATATTGAGTTATACTCATCTACTGAGCCTATattcatattaattattttttctaagttAGCTATTTTCAACAGTGTATCAGTATTGAACGTGTGGAGCACTGCTGTCTcaccattacaaaaaaaaagtaatttttggcAACAGCAAAAGTTACAGatatctacatattatgctgtTGGTTAGACAATCTTAACACAACCCCTATTTTACGGAGCACAAACTTTGGTCGCAACACAAATCTCCCGgttcctctgtcttttttcatctttttgttatATTACTATTTGTAAGGCAGGTGTTGGTGGGTGtaagtgtgtttacatgtgtgtaatgttaatgtaatgtttttttttagtagctGTATGGCAAAGTTTGCTTTAAAATTTGTGACAACAATGAAGAAATTCTGTTCTATTGTATTACACCGTTGTACAGGGATTGTTCCTGACGCCACATGACTGATGTTACCTGTTCATCACAGTGACAGGGTATGGAAACAAACGCTGCTGATGTCTATATTGGTAATATTGCACTTGAATCTAACTTTGCCCCTTCCACCTCAAAACGCTGacactgttaaaacaaaacaaaaatcaaaaatcatagggactgtttgttatttatgagaggggaatTGTTTGTGCAGAAAGGgggagtcatttttttcttctaatcactggggagggagttgtgtttttttggctcgGAGGAGGGGCATGCaaatttaaatggttgtattttgtatttcttttactgctgttttttgaAGATAGTATGCCTTCCAAGCCAAAACATTTAGAGaacatgttgttttcttctATCTTTTATTAGATActacagaaattattgttggatgaTTACATCTccaatggtaaaaaaaaaaaaaaaaaaagaaaaacaacaacaacaaaactgagctgaaattttttttaatgtattttacatGTCTCATTTGTAATGtttctaaaaattaaaagtttttttcaacttcaggattttgttttcagctttttacttTCAAGCATCAAAGGGTGggctacattttaaaatcttacaactaatttatggtggagggtCACTCAGGGAGgttcaagaaaaaatattgtggCATTGGGGAAGACAAAGTCACATCCCAGccactctgataaataaagagctGTCCCATtgaatcttgtttgtttatcgGCTGAATAGCAGTAACTTACAGTTTTATGCAAAGGTTCCTTTGTACTGTTGCACAACTTTTTAAAACCGCATACTTTAATTATAATACAGCCTATTTTTTAGTAAAAAGCTAACAGCTCCTCATTAAGCACGGTTGCCTTCAAGTGCTCCTCATAAATTCCTGCTTCTCAGGCGAAAATGTGCGCACTTTCGTTGCGTGTGATTTGGCTTGAGAGTAAAATCATACAAAGGACTATAACATGAAAGGCCAAATTATATGGTattacaaattaattttaatggtAGAAAATTTTTTCCCAGCTATGCGTCCTGTAATGTCACGTCACTGTCAGGACAATTTTAGGGTTATCTATATGTCCAGCGCGCTCTCATTTCTGTCTAATGACCCGTGAAGGCAGCACCGTTAATGACAAAAGATGAAGCGTGCTGTTAGAGAGGATGAAGGCGGAGTGAGAGCACTCACTCCCGTCCGTCTGCTGATGGGACGAGTCGTACTTTAACGTGAGATccgctgttttttatttaactttttctttcctAACCAAATGTTTGCATGACACGAGTCATGTTTGTAAATAAGCAAGCAACGAAACAATGCTTCATCGACTGGTTgtgtgatgaaaatgaaaacagatatGAACTGTTAAAGTACTTGGTATCaggaggtcattttctttcagaattttaaaaggaaactatcattacatttaattcatggtatttaattatttctggatgtg
This DNA window, taken from Plectropomus leopardus isolate mb chromosome 2, YSFRI_Pleo_2.0, whole genome shotgun sequence, encodes the following:
- the cxxc1b gene encoding CXXC-type zinc finger protein 1b, which gives rise to MDSEMSDIDPAPGPETSSMEGENAPLYCICRKPDINCFMIGCDNCNEWFHGHCINITEKMAKAIREWYCMRCRDKNSSLEIKYRSKKNREKEAEVDRGSDKQYSTPSTPDYKSERRRGSKVKRSVRMCGECEPCRRTEDCAQCDFCKDMKKFGGPNKIRQKCRFRQCEVRARKMLRVKDEEMSLQERRDNSYHRRRRYSEDYDSEADLYQQYKAAGLNNDMAWNSDEDDEPPFSPVMRKKAVKVKHVKRREKKFDKKKESRRHKQKQKHKDRTRYSEKGDLRDNTGQRQCLGPSCVEAARANSKYCSEDCGMK